The Georgenia faecalis genome includes a window with the following:
- the cpaB gene encoding Flp pilus assembly protein CpaB, with amino-acid sequence MLSRPGQDRPPVPPSQRRWRRVRRRAWLSRHVLLAVALAAGAWVVVGELRPPAPPTEQALVLARDVPAGTTLTASDLTVRRVAPGQVPAGALRSAAGVEGTTLAVGLPAGFWLSRSVLVGPGLSDGAPPGTVVVPVRLADAAVAQLLRPGDRVDLLAATSDAAGSPGAAQVVAERALVLAQQAPAAAGGLLGTSEVSAPLVFVALAPERVTEVVGASAWAPLRVVLAGAP; translated from the coding sequence ATGCTCTCCCGCCCGGGCCAGGACCGGCCGCCCGTCCCCCCGTCGCAACGGCGCTGGCGGCGGGTCCGCCGGCGCGCCTGGCTCAGCCGCCACGTCCTCCTCGCCGTGGCGCTGGCCGCGGGCGCCTGGGTGGTGGTCGGCGAGCTGCGCCCACCGGCGCCGCCCACCGAGCAGGCGCTCGTCCTCGCCCGGGACGTGCCCGCGGGCACGACGCTCACCGCGAGCGACCTCACCGTGCGGCGCGTCGCGCCGGGCCAGGTCCCAGCGGGCGCGCTGCGCTCCGCGGCGGGGGTGGAGGGCACCACCCTGGCGGTCGGGCTGCCGGCGGGGTTCTGGCTGAGCCGCTCGGTGCTCGTGGGCCCGGGGCTGTCCGACGGCGCCCCTCCGGGCACGGTCGTGGTCCCGGTCCGCCTGGCGGACGCGGCGGTGGCCCAGCTGCTGCGGCCGGGCGACCGGGTGGACCTCCTCGCGGCGACGTCGGACGCCGCCGGCTCCCCCGGTGCCGCCCAGGTCGTCGCCGAGCGCGCCCTCGTGCTCGCGCAGCAGGCGCCCGCCGCGGCCGGCGGGCTGCTGGGGACGAGCGAGGTGAGCGCACCGTTGGTGTTCGTCGCGCTGGCGCCGGAGCGTGTTACCGAGGTGGTCGGGGCGAGCGCCTGGGCGCCCCTACGGGTCGTGCTGGCAGGAGCGCCCTGA
- the mscL gene encoding large conductance mechanosensitive channel protein MscL, translated as MLRGFKEFIMRGNVVDLAVAVVVGSAFAAIVDTLVSNIITPLLNSFGGAQAEGLGFEIVSGNPATYVDIAAIINAIVVFLITAAVVYFLIVAPMNTFKERRARGVEPEPEAPAEDVLLLQEIRDLLRARGGNA; from the coding sequence ATGCTCAGAGGATTCAAAGAGTTCATCATGCGCGGCAACGTCGTCGACCTCGCCGTGGCCGTCGTCGTGGGGTCGGCGTTCGCCGCCATCGTCGACACCCTCGTCTCGAACATCATCACGCCGCTGCTCAACTCGTTCGGCGGGGCTCAGGCCGAGGGGCTCGGCTTCGAGATCGTCTCCGGCAACCCGGCGACGTACGTCGACATCGCCGCCATCATCAACGCGATCGTCGTCTTCCTCATCACGGCCGCCGTCGTCTACTTCCTCATCGTCGCGCCGATGAACACGTTCAAGGAGCGCCGCGCCCGTGGCGTGGAGCCGGAGCCCGAGGCGCCGGCCGAGGACGTGCTGCTCCTCCAGGAGATCCGCGACCTGCTCCGCGCGCGCGGCGGCAACGCCTGA